The Bryobacteraceae bacterium genome includes a window with the following:
- a CDS encoding transcriptional regulator codes for MTPKDRHRILVVDDDPGVRDVIRSMLEASGYSVLLAENGKEAMRLLKTERADLILTDLVMPEQEGIETIKALRREYPSLKVIAMSGAFGGDYLRIAAYLGAHATLAKPIQMEALLKLVEETLGREG; via the coding sequence ATGACACCAAAAGACCGGCATCGCATCCTGGTGGTGGATGACGATCCCGGCGTGCGGGATGTCATCCGCAGCATGCTGGAGGCATCCGGCTATTCGGTCCTGCTCGCCGAAAACGGCAAGGAGGCCATGCGCCTGCTCAAGACGGAGCGGGCGGACCTGATTCTCACGGACCTCGTGATGCCGGAACAGGAGGGGATCGAGACCATCAAAGCCCTGCGGCGCGAGTACCCCAGCCTGAAGGTCATCGCCATGAGCGGCGCTTTCGGGGGAGACTATCTGCGCATTGCCGCCTATCTGGGCGCGCACGCCACGCTGGCCAAGCCGATTCAGATGGAAGCGTTGCTGAAACTGGTGGAGGAGACGCTGGGCCGGGAAGGGTGA
- a CDS encoding UPF0182 protein, with protein MARATILIVLLLLLASARWIAGFAIEYQWWKEMQQVETWLQMLSYNILPVAGAAVLAFAALWVAHARGMKSAGTGLRQYPLYAQVSTGALFLVALLLATATVDGWTIVRWAGSRGAATGWTDPVFGNPLNYYFFELPFYRVVLRFVLAVSFVTALVYWAAARFWELRNRTWFAEETGFRYELDLRDLAGSFDARFLRAAAALFFAAWAVSIWLSRYDLLFEDHGSLVGVDWTAENVSLPLFYLKSAAALAAGAAFLVGRYRWALVFPAALVLGAVLPPLFSSLYVRPSEITIQRPYIERHIAATRAAYRLDRQTVEVDFPAVLEAPIDRNRHRALFDNVRLWDWRAFHDTVTQIQALRPYYVFQDTDVDRYMIDGQLRQILITPREIDVAQLPADARARWINPHFVYTHGYGMVAAEAARITPDGLPYLLIQDAPPVVRTKSLKLTRPEIYFGEVSHEPVFVHTKQPEFDYPSSAGNVETRYAGRGGFPISSMPLRIAAALKYGDWNIVLTSYMTEQSRMIIRRKVRERLNALAEFIHWDPDPYLVITDEGRLVWMVDGYTASADHPYSRLLRLQGPGLLNYIRNSVKATVDAYDGTARIYVFDEEDPILASYRKLFPKLFTPKSGMPADLRAHARYPETLFRVQAEIYRTYHMTDPEAFYNKEDVWDLARNMNSPGGRPQPVTPTYIVAALPGSDTPEFLLMTTFTPRNKDNLIGLMVARCDGEALGELHFLQLSKQQLIFGPMQIEARINQDQNISKDLTLWNQQGSQVLRGQMLVLPVENTLVYIEPIYIQAAEARMPQLKKVVAAMGNRLIYADTYEDALAQLTGQAAPPARPAEAGAPAVASAPLPGRDERRQLLEEISRRLQRYKELMGQGRFADAGREIEALERLAAQQKP; from the coding sequence ATGGCCCGCGCCACGATCCTGATCGTTCTTCTTCTGCTGCTGGCGAGCGCCCGGTGGATTGCAGGCTTCGCCATTGAATATCAGTGGTGGAAGGAAATGCAGCAGGTGGAGACCTGGCTGCAAATGCTGTCCTATAACATTCTTCCGGTGGCGGGAGCGGCGGTGCTGGCATTTGCAGCGCTCTGGGTGGCCCACGCGCGGGGGATGAAGAGCGCGGGCACGGGGCTGCGGCAATATCCCCTGTACGCGCAGGTGTCGACCGGGGCGCTGTTCCTGGTGGCGCTGCTGCTCGCCACGGCGACGGTGGACGGCTGGACGATCGTGCGATGGGCGGGCAGCCGCGGCGCGGCGACGGGATGGACGGATCCGGTTTTTGGCAATCCGCTGAATTACTACTTCTTCGAGCTGCCGTTCTACCGCGTGGTGCTGCGGTTCGTGCTGGCGGTTTCGTTCGTCACAGCGCTGGTGTACTGGGCGGCGGCGCGGTTCTGGGAGCTGCGGAACCGGACGTGGTTCGCCGAGGAGACAGGCTTCCGGTACGAGCTGGATCTGCGGGACCTGGCCGGCTCGTTCGACGCAAGGTTTCTGCGCGCGGCGGCGGCGCTGTTTTTCGCGGCCTGGGCGGTGTCGATCTGGCTGAGCCGGTACGATCTGCTGTTCGAAGATCACGGCTCGCTGGTGGGGGTGGACTGGACGGCGGAAAACGTGAGCCTGCCGCTGTTCTACCTGAAAAGCGCAGCGGCCCTGGCGGCGGGCGCCGCGTTTCTCGTGGGGCGGTACAGGTGGGCGCTCGTGTTCCCGGCGGCGCTTGTGCTGGGAGCGGTGCTGCCGCCGCTGTTCAGTTCGCTCTATGTGCGGCCAAGCGAGATCACGATCCAGCGGCCCTACATCGAGCGGCACATCGCTGCGACAAGGGCGGCGTACCGGCTGGACCGGCAGACGGTGGAAGTGGACTTCCCCGCGGTGCTGGAGGCGCCGATCGACCGCAACCGCCACCGGGCGCTGTTCGACAACGTGCGGCTGTGGGACTGGCGGGCCTTCCACGACACGGTGACGCAGATCCAGGCTCTGCGGCCGTATTACGTGTTTCAGGACACCGACGTCGACCGTTACATGATCGACGGGCAGTTGCGGCAGATTCTGATCACGCCGCGCGAGATCGACGTGGCCCAGCTTCCGGCCGACGCGCGGGCGCGGTGGATCAATCCGCACTTCGTCTACACGCACGGCTACGGCATGGTGGCTGCCGAGGCCGCGCGCATCACTCCGGACGGGCTGCCCTACCTGCTGATCCAGGACGCTCCTCCGGTGGTGCGGACGAAGTCGCTGAAGCTGACGCGGCCGGAGATCTACTTCGGCGAGGTTTCCCACGAGCCGGTGTTCGTGCACACGAAGCAGCCGGAGTTCGACTATCCGTCGAGCGCAGGCAATGTCGAGACGCGCTACGCGGGCCGGGGCGGCTTTCCGATTTCGTCCATGCCGCTGCGGATCGCCGCCGCCCTGAAGTACGGCGACTGGAACATCGTGCTGACGTCCTACATGACGGAGCAGAGCCGGATGATCATCCGCCGCAAGGTGCGCGAGCGGCTCAACGCCCTCGCCGAGTTCATCCACTGGGATCCGGACCCCTATCTGGTGATCACCGATGAAGGCCGCCTCGTCTGGATGGTCGACGGCTACACGGCAAGCGCGGACCACCCCTACTCGCGTCTGCTCCGCCTGCAGGGACCGGGGCTGCTCAATTACATCCGCAACTCGGTGAAAGCAACCGTGGACGCTTACGACGGCACCGCGCGGATCTATGTCTTCGACGAGGAAGACCCAATCCTGGCCTCTTACCGGAAGCTCTTTCCGAAGCTGTTCACGCCGAAGAGCGGCATGCCGGCAGACCTCCGCGCGCACGCCCGCTATCCCGAGACCCTGTTCCGCGTGCAGGCAGAAATCTACCGCACCTATCACATGACGGACCCGGAGGCCTTCTACAACAAGGAAGACGTCTGGGATCTGGCGCGGAACATGAACAGCCCCGGCGGGCGCCCGCAGCCCGTGACGCCGACCTACATCGTGGCGGCGCTGCCCGGCAGCGATACGCCCGAGTTCCTGCTGATGACCACCTTCACGCCGCGGAACAAGGACAATCTGATCGGGCTGATGGTGGCGCGGTGCGACGGAGAAGCCCTGGGCGAGCTCCATTTCCTGCAGCTTTCCAAACAGCAGCTGATCTTCGGACCCATGCAGATCGAGGCGCGCATCAACCAGGACCAGAACATCAGCAAGGATCTGACGCTCTGGAACCAGCAGGGCTCCCAGGTGCTGCGCGGGCAGATGCTCGTGCTGCCGGTGGAGAACACCCTCGTCTACATCGAGCCGATCTACATCCAGGCGGCGGAGGCGCGCATGCCGCAACTGAAAAAAGTGGTGGCGGCGATGGGGAACCGCCTGATCTACGCCGATACGTATGAGGACGCCCTCGCGCAGCTGACCGGACAGGCAGCCCCGCCGGCCAGACCCGCGGAAGCAGGCGCTCCGGCTGTCGCCTCGGCGCCGCTTCCGGGCAGGGACGAACGGCGGCAGTTGCTCGAGGAGATATCACGGAGACTGCAAAGGTACAAAGAGCTGATGGGACAGGGCAGGTTCGCCGACGCCGGCAGGGAAATTGAAGCGCTGGAGCGGCTGGCGGCTCAGCAGAAGCCCTGA
- a CDS encoding aspartyl-tRNA amidotransferase subunit B — protein MALLDQLQKDMAAAMKSRDEARLATLRMMKSALMKEKVDSMKELDEAAELKVLNSLIKQRKDAAEMYRQGGRPELAEKEEAEMKLIESYMPAAATEEEMAAAVEAAVAETGATSSRQMGQVIAAARAKLAGKRIDGKRLSDLVKARLG, from the coding sequence ATGGCGCTACTCGATCAGCTTCAGAAAGACATGGCGGCGGCGATGAAGAGCCGCGACGAAGCGCGCCTGGCCACGCTCCGGATGATGAAGTCGGCGCTGATGAAAGAGAAGGTCGATTCGATGAAGGAACTCGACGAAGCGGCCGAGCTGAAAGTCCTGAATTCGCTGATCAAGCAGCGGAAGGACGCGGCGGAAATGTACCGTCAGGGCGGGCGGCCGGAGCTGGCCGAAAAAGAAGAAGCGGAGATGAAACTGATCGAGAGCTACATGCCCGCCGCCGCAACGGAAGAGGAAATGGCCGCGGCGGTGGAGGCGGCCGTTGCGGAGACCGGCGCCACGAGCAGCCGGCAAATGGGGCAGGTGATCGCTGCGGCGCGCGCGAAGCTGGCGGGAAAGCGGATCGACGGCAAGCGGCTGAGCGACCTGGTGAAGGCGCGGCTGGGCTGA
- the serA gene encoding D-3-phosphoglycerate dehydrogenase: MKILVAEPMSPAAIELLRRQPGFEVIESNPKEYEQHLGDCEAMLVRSAVKVKADTLAKAPRLRVIGRAGVGVDNVDLAAATAAGVLVMNTPGGNAVSVAEHTLALMLALARMIPEANASTRAGKWEKKKFLGNELRGKTLGIVGLGNIGQEVVRRARGFEMRVIASDPYVNPATAADLGVELLPFDELIAQSDYISLHVALTPETKHMINAQTIARMKPGVRIINCARGELIDQDALLEALNSGKAAGAGLDVFSPEPLPEGHPLLSAPNLIATPHIAGSTEEAQEIVGIRIVEQLVEYLLHGVAINAVNMPAVAPEQYRAISPYIELAERLGRFAAFIAADNPQAVRITYRGRIAELNTNLLRNAALAGVLSRSLASRANLVNAMQLASQRNLTVTEAHQPRGGATDSIQVEIIAPASATSVTGGVVMDKPRLLSVDGIPVEITLAGHLIYMRNIDVPGVIGHVGGILGRNQINIANFSLGRQETPPAQGQPLEAVALVEVDTPVSEAILAELRSHPAVRLAVTVEPAG; the protein is encoded by the coding sequence ATGAAGATTCTGGTTGCAGAACCGATGTCTCCGGCGGCCATCGAGCTGCTGCGCCGCCAGCCCGGCTTCGAGGTGATCGAGTCCAATCCGAAAGAGTACGAGCAGCACCTCGGCGATTGCGAAGCCATGCTCGTCCGCAGCGCCGTCAAGGTGAAGGCCGACACGCTGGCCAAAGCCCCGCGCCTCCGCGTCATCGGCCGCGCCGGCGTCGGCGTCGACAACGTCGATCTCGCCGCCGCCACCGCCGCGGGCGTGCTCGTCATGAACACCCCCGGCGGCAACGCCGTCAGCGTCGCCGAACACACGCTCGCCCTCATGCTCGCCCTCGCGCGCATGATCCCCGAAGCCAACGCCTCCACGCGCGCGGGCAAGTGGGAAAAGAAAAAGTTCCTCGGCAACGAGCTCCGCGGCAAGACGCTCGGCATCGTCGGCCTCGGCAACATCGGCCAGGAGGTGGTCCGCCGCGCCCGCGGCTTCGAAATGCGCGTCATCGCTTCCGACCCGTACGTGAATCCCGCCACCGCCGCCGATCTCGGCGTGGAGCTGCTGCCGTTCGACGAGCTGATCGCGCAGTCCGACTACATCAGCCTCCACGTGGCGCTCACGCCGGAAACGAAGCACATGATCAACGCGCAGACGATCGCCCGCATGAAGCCGGGCGTGCGCATCATCAACTGCGCGCGCGGCGAACTGATCGACCAGGACGCCCTCCTCGAAGCCTTGAACTCCGGCAAAGCCGCCGGCGCCGGCCTCGATGTCTTCTCGCCGGAGCCGCTGCCCGAAGGCCATCCGCTGCTCTCCGCGCCCAACCTCATCGCCACGCCCCACATCGCCGGCTCCACCGAAGAGGCGCAGGAAATCGTCGGCATCCGCATCGTCGAGCAGCTCGTCGAGTACCTCCTGCACGGCGTCGCCATCAATGCCGTCAACATGCCCGCCGTGGCGCCCGAGCAGTACCGCGCCATCAGCCCCTACATCGAGCTCGCCGAGCGGCTCGGACGCTTCGCCGCCTTCATCGCCGCCGACAACCCGCAGGCCGTGCGCATCACCTACCGCGGCCGCATCGCAGAGCTGAACACGAATCTGCTCCGCAACGCCGCTCTGGCCGGCGTGCTCAGCCGCAGCCTCGCCTCGCGCGCCAATCTGGTGAACGCCATGCAGCTCGCCTCGCAGCGCAACCTCACCGTCACCGAGGCGCATCAGCCGCGCGGCGGCGCCACGGATTCCATCCAGGTGGAAATCATCGCGCCCGCCTCGGCCACCTCGGTCACGGGCGGCGTCGTCATGGACAAGCCGCGGCTGCTCTCCGTCGACGGCATCCCCGTCGAAATCACGCTCGCCGGGCACCTGATCTACATGCGCAACATCGACGTCCCGGGCGTCATCGGCCACGTCGGCGGCATCCTCGGCCGCAACCAGATCAACATCGCCAATTTCTCGCTCGGCCGCCAGGAGACCCCGCCGGCGCAGGGCCAGCCTCTCGAAGCCGTCGCCCTCGTCGAGGTCGACACGCCTGTCAGCGAGGCCATCCTGGCCGAGCTGCGCTCCCACCCGGCCGTGCGTCTCGCCGTCACCGTGGAACCCGCCGGCTGA
- a CDS encoding DNA starvation/stationary phase protection protein yields the protein MKTLNTLLNDELTLYLQTWNAHWNVEGPHFAALHQLFAQQYGELAGLIDEIAERIRALDGRAETRVSVEQAGAAGAAEMLQALEQAHTALSQRIRQQAIPEFEKAGDPGTVDLLTRTVQFHDKAAWMLRASAR from the coding sequence ATGAAGACGCTCAACACTCTGCTGAACGATGAATTGACCCTGTATCTGCAGACCTGGAACGCCCACTGGAACGTGGAAGGCCCGCACTTCGCGGCGCTGCACCAGCTGTTCGCGCAGCAGTACGGGGAGTTGGCCGGCCTGATCGACGAGATCGCCGAGCGGATCCGCGCGCTCGACGGACGGGCCGAGACCCGCGTGAGCGTGGAGCAGGCCGGCGCCGCTGGCGCGGCGGAGATGCTGCAGGCTCTCGAGCAGGCTCACACGGCCCTGAGCCAGAGGATCCGCCAGCAGGCGATCCCCGAGTTCGAAAAGGCCGGCGACCCCGGCACGGTGGATCTGCTGACGCGGACCGTGCAGTTCCACGACAAGGCGGCCTGGATGCTCCGCGCGTCGGCGCGCTGA
- a CDS encoding aspartate aminotransferase family protein: MDEKMYGQIIDNFFTCDPELITSIFREFLLAVQAESSLPPSAHMAQNYETAQANPEIHVLPGNLKDARDAVFPYFWGTDGWFSPLHLENVKGPANYASLVGALACLLKNPNLCTDTYSQRSNELEIKAVTALANLLFYHIEDPWGVFTMGGTISNLYGAKLGIEKTCPGAMHNGLDGTKIAGIVSEAAHYSNLTLAGWLGLGTRNLHAVPAGETFAMRLDLLEEKLEELHAAGVRVAFVTATFGTTDSSGIDDIAAIRQILDSFAARHGVPRPQLHVDAAVGWVLSFLTAYDTAQNSLGFSPSTLALVERAQRATAGLRLADSITIDFHKMGWGHYPASAFLVKSRQDLRYLSRSTEDMPYFSEADGRRDPAVFTLETSRPALGPYTVMASLNGIGLAGWQLLVARALELAEDLKQRLERLDYCKVLNLGTIGPSVVWWVLPKGRNAKEIYQRTIDGQMPADRFARYAAEIRRLFEKREKNLDPRLDARLSFTLNAGHKAHGLALPAWKAVFFNPMTDAAVLDRLIYSIEELL; this comes from the coding sequence ATGGACGAGAAGATGTACGGCCAGATCATCGACAACTTCTTCACCTGCGATCCGGAGCTGATCACGTCCATCTTCCGCGAGTTTCTGCTCGCCGTTCAGGCAGAATCGTCGCTGCCTCCCTCGGCCCACATGGCGCAGAACTATGAAACCGCGCAGGCCAACCCCGAGATCCACGTCCTGCCGGGCAACCTCAAGGACGCGCGCGACGCCGTGTTCCCCTACTTCTGGGGCACCGACGGCTGGTTCAGCCCGCTGCACCTGGAAAACGTCAAGGGTCCCGCCAACTACGCTTCCCTGGTCGGCGCGCTCGCCTGCCTGCTGAAGAACCCCAACCTCTGCACGGACACCTACAGCCAGCGCTCGAACGAGCTCGAAATCAAGGCCGTCACCGCCCTCGCCAATCTGCTCTTCTATCACATCGAGGATCCGTGGGGCGTGTTCACCATGGGCGGCACGATCTCCAACCTTTACGGAGCGAAGCTCGGCATCGAAAAGACCTGCCCCGGCGCAATGCACAACGGGCTCGACGGAACAAAAATCGCCGGAATTGTTTCCGAGGCGGCCCACTATTCCAACCTGACGCTCGCCGGCTGGCTCGGGCTCGGCACGCGGAACCTCCATGCGGTGCCCGCCGGCGAAACCTTCGCCATGCGCCTCGACCTTCTCGAAGAGAAGCTCGAGGAACTGCACGCCGCGGGCGTGCGCGTCGCCTTCGTGACGGCCACGTTCGGCACGACGGACTCCTCGGGCATCGACGACATCGCGGCGATCCGGCAGATCCTCGATTCGTTCGCCGCGCGCCACGGCGTGCCGCGCCCGCAGCTGCACGTGGACGCCGCCGTCGGCTGGGTGCTGAGCTTCCTGACAGCCTATGACACGGCGCAGAACAGCCTCGGATTCTCGCCGTCCACGCTGGCGCTCGTCGAGCGCGCGCAGCGCGCCACCGCCGGACTGCGGCTGGCCGACAGCATCACCATCGACTTCCACAAGATGGGCTGGGGCCACTATCCGGCCAGCGCGTTTCTCGTGAAAAGCCGTCAGGACCTGCGCTACCTGTCCCGTTCCACCGAGGACATGCCGTATTTCTCCGAAGCCGACGGGCGCCGCGACCCGGCCGTCTTCACGCTCGAAACGTCGCGCCCCGCCCTCGGCCCTTACACCGTCATGGCCTCGCTCAACGGCATCGGCCTGGCTGGCTGGCAGCTGCTCGTGGCGCGGGCGCTCGAGCTCGCCGAAGACCTCAAGCAGCGGCTGGAACGGCTCGACTACTGCAAGGTCCTCAACCTGGGAACCATCGGCCCCAGCGTCGTCTGGTGGGTGCTTCCCAAGGGCCGCAACGCGAAAGAGATCTACCAGCGCACCATCGACGGGCAGATGCCGGCGGACAGGTTCGCCCGTTACGCCGCCGAAATCCGCCGCCTCTTCGAGAAGCGGGAGAAGAACCTCGACCCGCGCCTCGACGCCAGGCTCAGCTTCACGCTCAACGCCGGCCACAA
- the dnaC gene encoding replicative DNA helicase, whose amino-acid sequence MSTTVKIDAEYERGLPANIYAERMVLGTILLNPNAFVTAAAALAPGDFALDKHRIIFQRMMDLHNRDERIDRVTLANELMRHGELESVDGLSYIASLDEGLPEIFHLESYVNIVRDKSLLRKMIAASQETIQRCMLAEDDPVQILSAAEERLLSIGEAQAKNTLASAQQIFDAAEGGINSFLDPSRRVRGVSTGFIRLDEMTGGFRPGELIILAARPAMGKTALALNIALHVATNRQAPRAVVIFSLEMSKDSLLTRLICSRARVDQHHFRTGYISREDRARLAAAAADIYEAPLFIDDTSGTTLLDINAKVRKLKHSISAPLGLVVVDYLQLMPSPSLGRNANRVQEVSALSRGLKLLSKDLDVPFLVLSQLSRAPDQREGDHRPQLSDLRESGSIEQDADMVAFIFRPEVYHKDREDLRGKAEVIIGKQRNGPTGVVNLVFLHKYTKFENLAEDLGEPPPEE is encoded by the coding sequence ATGTCGACCACAGTCAAAATCGACGCTGAATACGAACGCGGCCTTCCGGCCAACATTTACGCCGAGCGCATGGTGCTCGGCACCATCCTGCTCAACCCGAACGCCTTCGTCACCGCCGCCGCCGCCCTGGCGCCCGGCGACTTCGCGCTCGACAAGCACAGGATCATCTTCCAGCGGATGATGGACCTGCACAACCGCGACGAGCGCATCGACCGCGTGACGCTGGCCAACGAGCTGATGCGCCACGGCGAGCTCGAGTCCGTCGATGGCCTGTCCTACATCGCCTCTCTCGACGAAGGGCTGCCGGAGATCTTCCATCTCGAGAGCTACGTCAACATCGTCCGCGACAAGAGCCTGCTGCGCAAGATGATCGCCGCCTCGCAGGAGACCATCCAGCGCTGCATGCTCGCCGAGGACGATCCCGTGCAGATCCTCTCGGCTGCTGAAGAGCGCCTCCTCAGCATCGGCGAAGCCCAGGCCAAGAACACCCTGGCCAGCGCCCAGCAGATCTTCGACGCCGCCGAAGGAGGCATCAACAGCTTCCTCGATCCGTCGCGCCGGGTGCGGGGCGTCAGCACGGGCTTCATCCGGCTGGACGAGATGACCGGCGGCTTCCGTCCGGGCGAGCTCATCATCCTCGCCGCCCGCCCCGCGATGGGCAAGACCGCGCTGGCGCTGAATATCGCCCTGCACGTCGCCACCAACCGGCAGGCGCCGCGCGCGGTGGTGATCTTCTCGCTCGAAATGTCGAAGGACTCGCTGCTCACGCGCCTGATCTGCTCCCGCGCCCGCGTCGATCAGCACCACTTCCGCACGGGCTACATCAGCCGCGAGGACCGAGCGCGCCTCGCCGCCGCCGCCGCCGACATCTACGAGGCGCCGCTGTTCATCGACGACACGTCCGGCACCACGCTGCTCGACATCAACGCCAAGGTGCGCAAGCTCAAGCATTCCATCAGCGCCCCGCTGGGCCTGGTGGTGGTGGATTACCTGCAGCTGATGCCTTCGCCCTCTCTGGGGCGCAACGCCAACCGCGTGCAGGAAGTCAGCGCGCTCAGCCGCGGGCTGAAGCTGCTGTCGAAGGATCTGGACGTGCCCTTCCTGGTGCTCAGCCAGCTGAGCCGTGCGCCCGACCAGCGCGAAGGCGACCACCGCCCGCAGTTGAGCGACCTGCGCGAGTCCGGCTCCATCGAGCAGGACGCCGACATGGTGGCTTTCATCTTCCGCCCCGAGGTTTATCACAAGGACCGCGAGGACCTGCGAGGCAAGGCCGAGGTCATCATCGGCAAGCAGCGCAACGGCCCCACCGGCGTCGTGAACCTCGTGTTCCTCCACAAGTACACGAAATTCGAAAACCTGGCTGAAGACCTGGGCGAGCCGCCGCCGGAGGAGTAA
- a CDS encoding class V aminotransferase, translated as MHVKKQRLLTPGPTPLLPRALHAMMASDIHHRTQDFIQLYPRVLADLKEVYGTQNDVLITVSSGTGAMEAAVSNFFSEGDRVVVLSAGKFGERWVDLAKAYRLNPVVLTAEYGDVVSPERVAQALKENPDAKGVFFQASETSTGAAHDVRSIGEIVKQTPALCIVDAITGLGTMPLDIDGWGLDLVIGGSQKAFMIPPGLAFISVSAKAWAQNETARLPRMYFDLKREKKMADKGESAWTPNVSHILALAEALAYIKQLGMAKLVENAQWLARATRAAAVELGLELFAPGSPSSSVTAIKAPAGMDSGEIVKGFRTQFGSIIANGQGTMKGRIFRIAHLGYFDFADLFAVIAELELILHQKGLPVTLGKGVAAVQRTYLEAQSGN; from the coding sequence ATGCATGTCAAGAAGCAGCGACTCCTGACCCCAGGGCCGACGCCTCTTCTGCCTCGCGCCCTGCACGCCATGATGGCGTCCGACATTCATCACCGGACGCAGGACTTCATCCAGCTGTATCCGCGCGTGCTCGCCGATCTCAAAGAGGTCTACGGCACGCAGAACGACGTTCTCATCACCGTCAGCTCCGGCACCGGCGCCATGGAAGCCGCGGTCTCCAATTTCTTCAGCGAAGGCGACAGGGTGGTGGTTCTCTCCGCCGGCAAGTTCGGCGAGCGATGGGTGGATCTGGCCAAAGCCTACCGCCTCAACCCCGTCGTCCTGACAGCCGAATACGGCGACGTCGTCAGCCCCGAGCGCGTCGCCCAGGCTCTGAAAGAAAACCCGGACGCGAAGGGCGTTTTCTTCCAGGCTTCGGAAACCTCCACGGGCGCGGCGCACGACGTGCGCTCGATCGGCGAGATCGTCAAACAGACGCCCGCCCTGTGCATCGTCGATGCGATCACCGGTCTCGGCACCATGCCGCTCGACATCGACGGCTGGGGGCTCGACCTCGTGATCGGCGGCTCGCAGAAAGCGTTCATGATCCCTCCGGGGCTGGCCTTCATCAGCGTCAGCGCCAAAGCGTGGGCGCAGAATGAAACGGCGCGGCTGCCGCGGATGTACTTCGACCTGAAGCGCGAGAAGAAAATGGCCGACAAGGGCGAGAGCGCCTGGACGCCGAACGTCAGCCATATCCTGGCGCTGGCCGAAGCGCTCGCATACATCAAGCAGCTCGGCATGGCGAAGCTCGTCGAGAACGCCCAGTGGCTGGCCCGCGCCACGCGCGCCGCCGCCGTCGAGCTCGGCCTCGAACTGTTCGCCCCCGGCTCCCCGTCCTCCTCCGTGACTGCGATCAAGGCCCCTGCCGGCATGGACTCGGGCGAAATCGTCAAGGGCTTCCGCACCCAGTTCGGCTCCATCATCGCCAACGGCCAGGGCACGATGAAGGGCAGGATCTTCCGCATCGCGCACCTCGGCTACTTCGACTTCGCCGACCTGTTCGCCGTCATCGCGGAACTCGAGCTGATCCTCCACCAGAAGGGCCTGCCTGTCACCCTCGGCAAGGGCGTGGCCGCGGTGCAGAGGACCTATCTGGAGGCCCAGAGCGGGAATTGA